The proteins below come from a single Holdemania massiliensis genomic window:
- a CDS encoding CPBP family intramembrane glutamic endopeptidase, whose amino-acid sequence MFRNKNGELRAGWKIAGMLGAVFGSLFLLIFAIQFGFSFIMIATGNLNASTGIGTPLAYQIAAVINASMMFIQTLVMIGIPILLWRKGLKKDLRSLGLPALTKHWRSMGLGLAIGAGSMTLVFLLLLFTDSAQVLTWTPQWSSSFLVMLALYILVGYSEEIVCRGYIQGVMKQTHNPILILLVPSILFSLMHSANSGMGLIPYLNLFLIGLYLSLITLSSGSLYPAIGYHIFWNFFQGPVYGFSVSGGMESGLLSTYIKGNSLLNGGAFGPEGGLIVTAVILLMIGVWYWKNQAQLPVLWKQLKSENVETASEE is encoded by the coding sequence ATGTTTAGAAATAAAAATGGAGAACTCCGGGCTGGCTGGAAAATTGCAGGGATGCTGGGAGCAGTTTTCGGCAGCTTGTTTCTTTTGATTTTTGCGATACAATTTGGTTTTTCTTTTATTATGATTGCGACGGGGAATCTGAATGCATCAACCGGGATCGGAACGCCGTTGGCGTATCAGATTGCCGCAGTCATCAATGCATCCATGATGTTTATCCAAACTCTAGTGATGATTGGAATTCCCATCCTGCTCTGGCGGAAGGGACTGAAAAAAGATCTGCGTTCATTGGGACTGCCGGCTTTGACGAAGCACTGGCGTTCCATGGGGCTGGGATTGGCGATCGGCGCTGGTTCCATGACGTTGGTTTTCCTGCTGCTTCTGTTTACGGACAGCGCGCAGGTTTTAACCTGGACGCCGCAGTGGAGCTCTTCCTTTCTGGTGATGCTGGCGTTGTATATTCTTGTCGGATATTCTGAAGAAATCGTCTGCCGCGGCTATATTCAGGGCGTCATGAAGCAAACTCACAATCCGATCCTGATCTTACTGGTTCCATCCATCCTGTTCTCGCTGATGCACTCAGCCAATTCCGGGATGGGTCTGATTCCGTACTTGAATCTGTTCTTGATCGGTCTGTATCTCTCGCTGATCACGCTGAGCAGCGGTTCACTGTATCCGGCAATTGGCTATCACATCTTCTGGAATTTCTTTCAGGGTCCAGTCTATGGCTTCTCAGTCAGCGGCGGAATGGAAAGCGGCCTGCTGAGCACGTATATTAAAGGGAATTCCCTGCTTAACGGCGGAGCTTTTGGCCCGGAGGGCGGATTGATTGTTACAGCGGTTATCCTGTTGATGATCGGCGTCTGGTACTGGAAGAACCAAGCTCAGCTTCCAGTTTTGTGGAAGCAGCTGAAATCTGAAAATGTTGAAACAGCTTCAGAAGAATGA
- a CDS encoding aryl-sulfate sulfotransferase: MRKGLLTILAFGLLLSAGCSSANEKRTFTEEGKTEVAVQETLLETQNRQTAEITAQLQGGTLDNPIVLVNPYGLSPLSALIALDTETEEALTVTVKGRKAQADLSWTYAPATEHRVPIIGLYPEEDTTVQLIVGDIVKELKIQGQPLPEGAFTAEVTTAYQNPQPNQLIFTTPSSTGYATGYDCEGDIRWILNVMMLWDLNLLDNGRITLSTNRLLDSPYYTTGFLTMDLLGHIDTEYSVPGGYHHDLDQLPNGNYLIASDDFSGGTVEDVIVEVDRETGAIVKSFDLKKILPQDEGKSLNWTAKDWFHNNSVDYNPIQNTLTVSGRHQDAVAVIDYDTQELIAIIGSPEGWSESMQSYFLTPQGDDFEWQWAQHAATWLDDKHLMLFDNGMYRSKTEDKAVAAEDNYSRLVVYEVDLENKTIKQVKEYGKERGYAYYSPYISDVDFLGNDQWLITSGGISWLDGKINNMPGSLTTYDKMEAYVTLIERDQEIFELKIPANIYRAEMIDVSKTTMTPLTSGSLLGTLGMTTFKTEADLSSKLKFSEAQTIGEELAQKLILTQEQDRLMVTATLNKHDNLDLILVNEEELRIYPVQTDTQPGMCVAVFNQPKSPDVSTLIQTISAEGLEGTWHIYYLFNQQLYDAKQVYKN, from the coding sequence ATGCGAAAAGGACTTTTAACCATCTTGGCTTTTGGCCTGCTGCTCAGCGCTGGCTGTTCGTCAGCAAATGAAAAACGGACCTTCACGGAGGAAGGAAAAACGGAAGTCGCAGTCCAGGAAACTTTGTTGGAAACCCAGAATCGTCAGACTGCGGAGATCACAGCTCAGCTGCAGGGCGGAACGCTGGATAATCCGATTGTACTGGTCAATCCGTATGGACTCAGCCCGCTCAGCGCCCTGATTGCCCTGGACACGGAAACGGAAGAAGCGCTGACCGTTACGGTAAAGGGCCGAAAGGCGCAGGCTGATCTAAGCTGGACTTATGCTCCGGCAACAGAGCATCGGGTGCCGATTATCGGCTTGTATCCTGAGGAAGACACAACGGTGCAGTTGATTGTCGGTGATATCGTCAAAGAACTCAAGATTCAGGGACAACCGTTACCGGAAGGGGCATTCACTGCGGAAGTAACGACAGCTTATCAAAATCCGCAGCCCAATCAGCTGATTTTCACGACGCCTTCCAGTACAGGCTATGCGACAGGTTATGACTGCGAAGGTGATATCCGCTGGATATTGAACGTCATGATGTTGTGGGATTTGAATTTGCTGGACAATGGACGGATCACGCTGAGTACCAATCGGCTGCTGGACAGTCCGTATTACACCACCGGTTTTTTAACGATGGATCTGCTGGGACATATTGACACGGAATACAGTGTGCCAGGAGGTTATCATCATGATCTGGATCAGCTGCCTAACGGAAATTATTTAATTGCTTCGGATGATTTCAGCGGCGGTACAGTAGAAGATGTGATTGTAGAAGTCGATCGGGAAACCGGAGCGATTGTCAAGTCGTTTGATCTGAAAAAGATCCTGCCGCAGGATGAGGGCAAGAGTCTAAACTGGACGGCCAAGGATTGGTTCCATAACAACAGCGTTGATTACAATCCGATCCAGAACACGCTGACCGTTTCGGGAAGGCATCAGGATGCCGTCGCGGTGATTGATTATGATACACAGGAACTGATCGCGATTATCGGTTCTCCAGAAGGTTGGTCTGAATCAATGCAGTCTTATTTCCTGACACCGCAGGGGGATGACTTTGAATGGCAGTGGGCGCAGCATGCGGCAACCTGGCTTGACGATAAGCACCTGATGTTATTTGATAACGGAATGTATCGTTCAAAAACAGAAGACAAGGCGGTTGCGGCAGAAGATAATTATTCGCGGCTGGTCGTTTATGAAGTGGATCTGGAAAACAAAACGATCAAGCAGGTCAAGGAATATGGCAAAGAACGGGGTTATGCTTATTATTCACCGTATATCAGTGATGTTGATTTCCTGGGAAATGACCAGTGGCTGATCACATCCGGCGGTATTTCCTGGCTTGACGGCAAGATTAACAACATGCCGGGTTCCCTGACCACCTATGATAAGATGGAAGCCTATGTGACGCTGATCGAGAGGGATCAGGAAATATTTGAGCTGAAGATTCCAGCGAATATTTATCGGGCAGAAATGATCGATGTTTCAAAGACGACGATGACACCGTTAACGTCCGGCAGCTTGTTGGGAACGCTGGGCATGACGACATTTAAAACGGAAGCGGATTTATCATCGAAATTGAAGTTCAGTGAGGCTCAGACAATTGGTGAGGAACTGGCACAGAAACTGATCTTAACCCAGGAACAAGATCGGCTGATGGTTACGGCAACCTTAAACAAGCATGATAATCTCGATCTTATTCTGGTCAATGAAGAAGAACTGCGGATTTATCCAGTCCAGACGGATACCCAGCCGGGAATGTGCGTTGCGGTCTTCAATCAGCCGAAGTCACCAGATGTTTCCACACTGATTCAGACAATCAGTGCTGAGGGATTGGAAGGAACATGGCATATTTACTATTTGTTTAATCAACAGCTCTATGATGCAAAACAGGTTTATAAGAACTAA
- the gpmI gene encoding 2,3-bisphosphoglycerate-independent phosphoglycerate mutase, translated as MNKKPLVLVVMDGVGLTEKDNGNAVKHAYTPNLDALMATCPNTKIKAHGTAVGLPSDADMGNSEVGHNALGCGQIYSQGAKLVNESIETGAIYTSDTWKELIANAKGHTLHFLGLLSDGNVHSHIHHLEAMIREAKKEGVERVRLHVLLDGRDVPETSALIYVEEIENLMTELNDSTFDAKIASGGGRMVITMDRYEANWNMVEKGWHIHVLGEGRQFASAKEAVETYREELHCSDQDLPGFVIAENSQPVGTIEDGDSVILFNFRGDRAIEISKAFEMVNFDAFDRVRFPKVIYAGMLQYDGDLHIPEKFLVTPPHITNTMSEYLVKKGIRSYAISETQKFGHVTYFWNGNRSEKFDEKLETWVEIPSDVVPFEQRPWMKGAEISDELIKAIESGDYDFYRVNYPNGDMVGHTGNYEATIIGMETVDLCLKRLMDACDKAGAIMIVTADHGNADEMEEKKKNPEDKAKPKTSHTLNPVPFIIRGADVELKDGDFGLSNVAATAVELMGLEVPEGWNESMLAKK; from the coding sequence ATGAATAAAAAACCTTTAGTTCTTGTTGTCATGGATGGCGTCGGATTAACCGAGAAGGATAACGGCAATGCGGTCAAGCATGCCTACACTCCGAATCTGGACGCGCTGATGGCAACCTGCCCGAATACAAAAATCAAAGCCCACGGCACCGCGGTGGGTTTGCCGAGTGATGCCGATATGGGAAATTCCGAGGTCGGCCATAATGCGTTAGGCTGCGGTCAGATTTACAGCCAGGGCGCAAAGCTGGTCAACGAATCCATTGAAACCGGTGCGATTTATACATCGGATACCTGGAAAGAACTGATTGCGAATGCGAAAGGTCATACGCTGCACTTTTTAGGTCTGTTGTCAGACGGCAACGTCCATTCGCATATTCATCATCTGGAAGCGATGATTCGCGAAGCAAAGAAGGAAGGCGTTGAGCGTGTACGTCTGCACGTTCTGCTGGATGGCCGCGATGTTCCGGAAACCTCAGCGCTGATCTATGTGGAAGAAATTGAAAACCTGATGACCGAGCTGAACGACAGCACCTTTGATGCGAAGATTGCCAGCGGCGGCGGACGAATGGTCATCACGATGGACCGTTACGAAGCTAACTGGAATATGGTTGAAAAGGGCTGGCACATTCATGTTTTAGGCGAAGGCCGTCAGTTTGCTTCAGCCAAAGAAGCAGTGGAAACGTACCGCGAGGAGCTGCATTGCTCAGATCAGGATCTGCCGGGCTTTGTCATTGCGGAAAACAGCCAGCCAGTCGGAACGATTGAAGACGGCGACAGCGTTATTCTGTTCAACTTCCGCGGCGACCGCGCTATTGAAATTTCCAAAGCCTTTGAAATGGTGAACTTTGATGCCTTTGACCGCGTGCGGTTCCCGAAGGTCATCTATGCGGGCATGCTGCAGTATGACGGCGATCTGCACATTCCGGAAAAGTTCTTAGTCACGCCGCCGCACATCACCAACACGATGTCGGAATATCTGGTGAAAAAAGGCATTCGTTCCTATGCGATTTCAGAAACGCAGAAGTTCGGTCATGTTACTTACTTCTGGAACGGCAACCGTTCAGAGAAGTTTGATGAAAAGCTGGAAACCTGGGTTGAGATTCCATCGGATGTTGTTCCATTTGAACAGCGTCCTTGGATGAAAGGCGCGGAGATCAGTGATGAACTGATCAAGGCAATTGAATCCGGTGATTACGATTTCTATCGTGTTAACTATCCAAACGGCGATATGGTCGGTCATACCGGCAACTATGAGGCGACGATCATCGGCATGGAAACGGTGGATCTGTGCCTGAAGCGGTTAATGGATGCCTGTGACAAAGCCGGTGCGATCATGATTGTGACTGCCGACCACGGCAATGCCGATGAAATGGAAGAAAAGAAAAAGAATCCGGAAGATAAGGCGAAACCGAAAACTTCCCATACGCTTAATCCGGTACCGTTCATCATTCGCGGTGCGGATGTAGAATTAAAGGACGGCGATTTTGGTTTAAGCAATGTGGCAGCTACGGCTGTTGAACTGATGGGGCTGGAAGTTCCGGAAGGCTGGAACGAAAGCATGCTGGCCAAGAAATAA
- a CDS encoding DUF2000 domain-containing protein, whose product MEYLNEKCVMVINSELPLGLIANTAGILGVTLGKLAPQIVGEDVVDQSGNTHLGVVAIPVPILSVSTEKLKKIREQLYQPEFSDLIVVDFSDIAQSCKNYPEYIEKAAQASEAQITYFGIGLYGPKKRVNKLTGDLPLLR is encoded by the coding sequence ATGGAATACTTGAATGAAAAATGTGTCATGGTGATCAATTCAGAATTGCCGCTGGGACTGATCGCCAACACGGCAGGAATCTTAGGTGTAACTCTAGGTAAGCTTGCCCCGCAGATCGTCGGTGAGGACGTCGTTGATCAAAGTGGAAATACCCATTTAGGCGTCGTTGCCATTCCCGTGCCGATCTTGAGCGTATCTACAGAAAAGCTGAAAAAGATTCGCGAACAGCTGTATCAGCCGGAGTTTTCCGATCTGATTGTCGTTGATTTCTCGGATATTGCCCAGAGCTGCAAGAACTACCCGGAATATATTGAGAAGGCAGCTCAGGCATCAGAAGCACAGATTACATACTTTGGGATCGGGTTATACGGTCCGAAGAAACGGGTAAATAAGCTGACTGGCGATCTGCCGCTGCTGCGCTGA
- a CDS encoding DMT family transporter has translation MHSKLRLGQAAALITILIWGTTFISTKVLLTALSPIEILFLRFVIGYLALWLAAPRRLVLTDRKQEGWFAAAGLCGVALYYGFENLALSMTQASNVGVIISIAPFFTVLFSAVFLKQKRPGLRFFLGFLMAMAGIMLISFNQQAVEIHPLGDGLAVIAAMIWAMYCLISRKISELGYNVLLTTRRTFFYGLLLMLPLVMTQFSADFQILSEPSVLLNLVFLGLGASALCFVTWNYAVGILGSVKTSVTIYIVPVITAVASAWVLHEPLTPRVILGLGLTLGGLLLSQKINQEKEQKEQNGILE, from the coding sequence ATGCACAGTAAACTTCGGTTAGGTCAGGCGGCAGCTTTGATCACGATCCTGATCTGGGGAACGACCTTTATCTCAACTAAGGTATTGCTGACGGCACTCTCACCAATTGAGATTCTGTTTCTGCGTTTTGTGATCGGCTATCTGGCCTTGTGGCTGGCAGCGCCGCGGCGGCTGGTTCTGACTGATCGTAAGCAGGAAGGCTGGTTTGCGGCAGCCGGACTGTGCGGTGTGGCCCTGTATTATGGATTTGAGAACCTGGCATTAAGTATGACGCAGGCGTCCAATGTTGGTGTGATCATTTCCATAGCTCCGTTCTTTACAGTTTTGTTCAGTGCGGTTTTCCTGAAACAAAAACGTCCGGGGCTGCGATTTTTTCTCGGCTTTTTGATGGCGATGGCGGGCATTATGCTGATCAGTTTTAACCAACAGGCTGTTGAAATTCATCCGCTGGGTGATGGCTTGGCAGTGATTGCCGCGATGATCTGGGCGATGTATTGTCTGATAAGCCGGAAGATTTCCGAGCTGGGCTACAATGTTCTTTTAACGACACGAAGGACTTTTTTCTACGGTCTGCTGCTGATGCTGCCGCTGGTTATGACGCAGTTTTCCGCAGATTTTCAGATCCTGTCTGAACCCTCCGTTCTGTTAAATTTGGTGTTTTTGGGGTTAGGCGCATCCGCGCTGTGCTTTGTGACCTGGAATTATGCAGTTGGAATTTTAGGCTCGGTGAAAACGAGCGTGACCATTTATATCGTACCGGTGATTACCGCAGTGGCTTCAGCCTGGGTTCTGCATGAGCCGCTGACACCCCGGGTGATTTTGGGATTGGGCTTAACCCTGGGCGGCTTGCTGCTGTCCCAGAAAATAAATCAGGAAAAGGAGCAGAAAGAACAAAATGGAATACTTGAATGA
- a CDS encoding helix-turn-helix domain-containing protein, translated as MPSTQEQRHVYYDRDLEIEAYNLGGIVQKFPNHFHEFYVLGFIEGGKRHLWCRGKEYDVSAGDLILFNPRDNHYCAPINGEILDYRAVNINPDIMRKAVKEITGRDSLPRFTQNVVPQSEIAVLIGDVYDAILSGAPKLKKAEAFYFLIEQVLQDYAVDVDQSPVPQPNPQIQSLCEYIETHCEENITLENLAAMAGFGQSYLLRCFTQQVGVSPYRYLQTIRIDRAKKLLEQGVPPMEAAAMTGFADQSHFTNYFKEFIGLTPKQYQRIFTQTDKKNGD; from the coding sequence ATGCCATCAACACAGGAACAGCGGCATGTTTATTATGACCGCGATTTGGAAATTGAAGCGTACAATCTGGGTGGGATTGTTCAGAAGTTTCCCAATCATTTTCATGAATTTTATGTCCTGGGTTTTATTGAAGGCGGAAAACGGCATCTGTGGTGCCGGGGAAAGGAATATGACGTTAGCGCGGGCGATTTGATTCTGTTCAATCCGCGGGATAATCATTACTGCGCGCCGATTAACGGTGAAATTCTGGATTATCGGGCAGTGAATATCAATCCGGATATTATGCGGAAAGCCGTTAAAGAAATAACCGGCCGCGATTCGCTGCCAAGGTTTACGCAGAACGTAGTGCCGCAAAGTGAAATTGCCGTGCTAATCGGGGATGTCTATGATGCGATTCTAAGCGGAGCCCCCAAGCTGAAAAAGGCCGAGGCATTTTATTTTTTGATCGAACAGGTGCTGCAGGACTATGCCGTAGACGTGGATCAAAGTCCAGTGCCGCAGCCCAATCCGCAGATTCAGTCGCTGTGTGAATACATTGAAACTCACTGCGAAGAAAATATCACATTGGAAAATTTAGCGGCGATGGCCGGCTTTGGTCAGTCTTATTTGCTGCGCTGTTTTACTCAACAGGTCGGCGTATCGCCGTACCGCTACCTGCAGACGATTCGGATTGATCGGGCTAAAAAGCTGCTGGAACAGGGGGTTCCGCCGATGGAAGCGGCGGCGATGACCGGTTTTGCGGATCAGAGTCATTTCACCAATTATTTCAAGGAATTTATCGGACTGACGCCGAAGCAGTATCAGCGGATCTTTACCCAGACCGATAAAAAAAACGGAGATTGA
- a CDS encoding twin-arginine translocation signal domain-containing protein: protein MNQISRRQFLKAGSAAAFSTAILEMLSGCSSDPQPKTTTEQAYDPKGLIQYMKDNPTSWMPVDNGYWSEKPEDKPTTEELTTMCDVAMMAQLAVQFSEVFCVVLQDVQDQFDVIGDYWDQLFNAKGRSVTEGTATILFYADKILPQEEHATPYGSYVDSTTGLESEVGNFYSQSVTNAYLDTGIAMGWLQFAAHALGYNTHIFGGLYGEAAKTDPTRYIDGKGLKRGWGFVHSYGEDIKDIPVDGNMKLVAAVVIGKVAEGEDAMTAASKHMRPSNYSFYDGHPGEKAVISPTADSTTGATSPDATSAPTVTAETK, encoded by the coding sequence ATGAATCAGATTTCACGCAGACAATTTTTAAAAGCAGGATCCGCTGCCGCTTTTTCCACTGCCATCCTTGAAATGCTGAGCGGATGCAGTTCTGATCCACAGCCTAAAACCACCACGGAACAAGCCTATGATCCGAAAGGTTTGATCCAGTATATGAAAGACAATCCGACAAGCTGGATGCCGGTAGATAATGGATATTGGTCAGAGAAACCGGAAGATAAGCCCACAACCGAGGAATTGACAACGATGTGCGACGTCGCAATGATGGCACAGCTTGCGGTTCAATTCAGTGAGGTTTTCTGTGTCGTTCTGCAGGATGTTCAGGATCAGTTTGATGTAATCGGGGATTATTGGGATCAGCTGTTTAACGCAAAAGGAAGAAGTGTTACGGAGGGAACGGCAACAATTCTGTTCTATGCGGATAAGATTCTGCCTCAGGAAGAACATGCGACGCCTTACGGCAGTTACGTTGACAGTACCACCGGACTTGAAAGCGAAGTCGGTAATTTCTACAGTCAAAGTGTTACTAACGCCTATTTGGATACAGGGATTGCGATGGGATGGCTGCAATTTGCCGCTCATGCATTAGGCTATAATACCCATATTTTCGGCGGTCTGTATGGAGAAGCCGCGAAAACGGATCCAACGCGGTATATCGATGGCAAAGGTTTAAAACGAGGTTGGGGATTTGTCCACAGCTATGGGGAAGATATTAAAGATATTCCGGTAGATGGCAATATGAAACTGGTTGCGGCTGTCGTTATCGGAAAAGTTGCGGAAGGTGAAGATGCAATGACAGCGGCTTCCAAACATATGCGGCCATCCAATTATTCATTTTATGACGGTCATCCTGGAGAGAAAGCAGTCATTTCACCGACTGCGGATTCAACGACCGGCGCAACTTCGCCGGATGCTACAAGCGCACCGACAGTCACGGCAGAAACCAAGTAA
- a CDS encoding LysR family transcriptional regulator: MNTRQILCFLQLAETKSFSAVAEKMFLSISTVSYQLRHFEEELGFPLFFRDQHSVTLTPAGAAYAEELRKIYDMHQDAIERAAQIYRESQTLTVGFTPEVILNCYPALLLNFQKCCPQIHLDSVPVNISSGCDPLRFKTVDMMFTYDCWVKNNPDYEFISLKQSQFYCVVNHEDPLAVKPEIEPQDLSGKTIIITTHNDQWIRDIVQEIDQCTENVNYLEIEYCNFAIGFVKANAGVSIFPYKTIPGEKNDVLFIPFNRKRKITLVLAWRKGELNEVGKAFIQLCQTKMKTIQF, translated from the coding sequence ATGAACACACGGCAAATTCTATGCTTTTTACAATTAGCAGAAACAAAAAGTTTTTCGGCTGTCGCTGAAAAAATGTTTCTTTCAATTTCCACTGTTTCTTATCAGCTTCGGCATTTTGAAGAAGAATTAGGCTTTCCCTTATTCTTTCGGGATCAACATTCCGTTACGCTGACGCCTGCCGGTGCGGCCTATGCTGAAGAACTGCGAAAAATCTATGATATGCACCAGGACGCCATTGAGCGGGCAGCTCAAATTTATCGTGAAAGCCAGACATTGACTGTCGGCTTTACACCCGAAGTGATATTAAACTGTTATCCTGCCTTGCTTCTGAATTTTCAAAAATGCTGCCCGCAGATACACTTGGATTCCGTTCCCGTCAACATCAGCAGCGGCTGCGATCCATTGCGTTTTAAAACCGTAGATATGATGTTTACCTATGACTGCTGGGTCAAAAATAATCCTGATTATGAGTTTATTTCGCTGAAACAATCCCAATTTTACTGTGTCGTCAACCATGAAGATCCGCTTGCGGTTAAGCCTGAAATTGAACCCCAAGATCTCTCTGGAAAAACGATTATTATTACTACACATAATGATCAATGGATACGGGATATCGTTCAGGAAATTGATCAATGCACAGAAAATGTCAATTATTTAGAAATTGAATACTGCAACTTCGCGATTGGCTTTGTCAAGGCTAATGCCGGAGTTTCTATTTTCCCGTATAAGACCATTCCCGGTGAAAAGAATGACGTATTGTTTATCCCATTTAACCGTAAACGAAAAATCACCTTGGTTTTAGCTTGGCGAAAAGGGGAATTAAATGAAGTAGGCAAAGCTTTCATTCAGCTATGTCAAACAAAAATGAAGACAATTCAATTTTAA
- a CDS encoding helix-turn-helix domain-containing protein produces MEERLSYYFGGELRKLREKAGFSLKQLSKISSVDKGYLSRIENQLRSPSDSLLAHLYQSLNYNLIIEDFVLSDLEKKLNYLYRDLVYDNPIEEKATDDLFEYHFDSYIYSPLIIKFYLIYYVWLVTKKHDIPLILKIEDRLNELNQKIKFYPQELQIFLDYQGVRYKNENNFKKAITFFERAKDLGKYPYSFGMVCYHLGIAYDRSSRIVEAIDIQKTALACFIEEGNHKRQLYTKTHIANTYSQYGNYEQADLWYKQLLNNCNNNEIYERIKRNLIWNNIKRKVYSEALELLLNTQESNFTSLSYYLLILCFYKLHDYKSAMSWIHKGKEESIHDLITYSKIDTIEKLIIYDDNPNLIIQHLEETYRQLNPCLDIEGKQFYLQLLIDIYEKQNRLDKAFYYQKQL; encoded by the coding sequence ATGGAAGAAAGATTGAGTTATTACTTTGGCGGAGAATTAAGAAAACTTAGAGAAAAAGCTGGGTTTTCACTAAAACAATTATCAAAAATATCTTCTGTTGATAAAGGCTACCTTAGCCGAATCGAAAATCAATTACGGAGTCCTTCTGATTCTCTTCTAGCCCATCTTTATCAATCCTTAAATTATAATTTGATTATTGAGGACTTTGTTTTATCTGATTTAGAAAAAAAATTAAATTATTTATATCGGGATCTTGTCTATGATAATCCAATAGAAGAAAAAGCTACTGACGATCTTTTTGAATATCATTTTGATTCCTATATCTATTCACCCTTAATTATAAAATTTTATTTAATTTACTATGTTTGGCTGGTTACGAAGAAGCATGATATTCCGCTTATTTTAAAAATAGAAGATCGACTCAATGAGTTAAATCAAAAAATTAAATTCTATCCGCAAGAGTTGCAAATATTTCTAGACTATCAAGGAGTACGCTACAAAAATGAAAACAACTTCAAGAAAGCCATAACTTTTTTTGAAAGAGCAAAAGATTTAGGTAAATATCCCTATTCATTTGGAATGGTATGTTATCACTTGGGTATCGCTTATGATCGATCCAGCAGGATTGTTGAAGCTATTGATATCCAAAAAACAGCTTTAGCTTGTTTCATTGAAGAAGGTAATCATAAACGACAGCTATATACCAAAACACATATTGCAAATACTTATTCCCAATATGGCAATTACGAACAAGCAGATCTATGGTATAAGCAACTATTAAATAATTGTAATAACAATGAGATCTATGAAAGAATCAAAAGAAACTTAATATGGAACAATATTAAAAGAAAAGTTTACAGCGAAGCCTTAGAATTACTGCTTAATACACAGGAATCCAATTTTACCTCTTTATCCTATTATTTACTTATACTCTGTTTCTACAAACTTCATGACTATAAAAGCGCGATGTCATGGATACATAAAGGGAAAGAAGAAAGCATCCATGATCTTATTACATACAGTAAGATAGATACGATTGAGAAATTAATTATTTATGATGATAATCCAAACTTAATCATTCAGCATTTAGAAGAAACATATCGACAACTAAATCCATGTTTGGATATCGAAGGCAAACAATTTTATCTACAATTACTTATAGATATTTATGAAAAACAAAATCGTTTAGATAAAGCTTTTTATTATCAAAAACAGCTTTAA
- a CDS encoding ATP-binding cassette domain-containing protein encodes MSSLELNHVSFTYKKTEVLHDFSYRFERGKIYALLGHNGAGKTTLLRLILNVLKLKQGTISFEGDPLLSYAPDSGGLFDFLTVEENIKIFLLLNSSKKSNNLEFISYEIRKWRLFEKQKTQVRYLSQGQKQRLSLMISVLNNPDFLLMDEPTNGIDIVSQELLSNSLTYYKSLGKCIILASHDINMIEKISDEIIILKDGRLVYSKATDSIDNIMSIYKQYTGGPISDDGY; translated from the coding sequence TTGTCATCCCTGGAATTAAATCACGTTTCTTTTACATATAAGAAAACAGAAGTACTCCATGATTTTTCTTATCGTTTTGAAAGAGGAAAAATATATGCTCTCCTTGGTCACAATGGCGCTGGTAAAACAACACTGCTTCGATTGATATTAAATGTTCTGAAATTAAAGCAAGGAACAATCTCATTTGAAGGAGATCCACTCTTATCCTACGCACCTGATTCCGGAGGGTTGTTTGATTTCCTAACCGTAGAAGAAAATATAAAAATTTTTCTATTACTAAATTCTAGCAAGAAAAGCAACAACCTTGAATTTATCTCTTATGAAATACGAAAGTGGAGATTGTTTGAGAAACAGAAAACACAGGTGCGCTACCTTTCTCAAGGTCAAAAGCAACGATTAAGCTTAATGATTTCTGTTTTGAATAATCCTGATTTTCTCTTGATGGATGAGCCAACCAATGGAATTGATATTGTTTCTCAAGAGTTATTAAGCAACTCTTTGACTTATTATAAGAGCTTAGGGAAATGTATAATCCTGGCTTCTCATGATATCAATATGATCGAAAAGATCAGTGATGAGATAATTATCTTAAAAGATGGCAGGCTCGTTTATTCAAAAGCAACTGATAGCATTGATAATATTATGTCAATTTACAAGCAATACACTGGAGGACCAATCTCAGATGATGGTTATTAA